One stretch of Lytechinus variegatus isolate NC3 chromosome 17, Lvar_3.0, whole genome shotgun sequence DNA includes these proteins:
- the LOC121430907 gene encoding 5-hydroxytryptamine receptor 1D-like, translating into MCRWCDRHLKGQKINTVFNMANFASEETVTYTETVDYVDLLNTSNDWVGMNNVTEREAIEITVATVLLSIGLGIIILGTIFGNALTLTAISKHRPLQTPQNYLIASLAVADLMVAILVMPLSLTKEIVVVWIFGPVLCDVWISLDVILCTASILNLCMISLDRFWAITQPVKYPKYRTARTMLILIAFVWILSTIISTSPFFGWQGNQSIDTNTCQISQNIPFTIFSTFGAFFIPMTIMMIVYARIYCEARKRIRGRAMNSRSQPFTSTVNFRETTNYQDAAHSQRGSDELKKTPIIKCDPASDGHKGVNFHGSMTPSLLATSAPNLQNQQNKGKEEKKATLTLLTVPGQHKTTTTSVSLGEINGNDSPSSQRSLLSSPGGLSVQIQERERKRRAMATAREHRATKTLGIVTGAFLACWLPFFLNALIVPLCKDACDLPRLWGSIFLWLGYFNSMLNPIIYTKFNRDFQKAFKKLLHCKENKSNY; encoded by the coding sequence ATGTGCAGGTGGTGTGATCGACATCTAAAAGGTCAAAAGATCAATACAGTCTTCAACATGGCAAATTTTGCTTCAGAAGAGACAGTGACATACACTGAAACTGTAGACTATGTAGACTTACTAAACACCAGCAACGATTGGGTTGGCATGAACAATGTAACTGAGAGGGAGGCAATAGAAATCACAGTAGCCACAGTGTTACTCAGTATTGGACTAGGGATCATCATCTTAGGGACAATCTTTGGAAACGCATTGACGCTCACAGCAATCTCCAAACATAGACCCCTACAGACACCACAGAACTACTTGATAGCTTCTTTGGCCGTTGCTGATCTGATGGTGGCTATCCTGGTCATGCCTCTGAGCTTGACAAAGGAGATTGTGGTGGTGTGGATATTTGGTCCCGTTCTCTGTGATGTATGGATCTCCTTGGATGTTATCCTCTGCACTGCCAGCATCCTAAACCTCTGCATGATATCCCTTGATCGCTTCTGGGCCATCACACAACCCGTTAAGTATCCAAAGTACCGGACAGCGAGAACCATGCTGATACTCATTGCTTTTGTCTGGATCCTATCAACTATCATTTCTACCTCACCGTTCTTTGGCTGGCAGGGCAATCAGAGCATTGACACAAACACATGCCAGATCAGCCAAAATATACCCTTCACAATTTTCTCCACCTTCGGTGCCTTTTTCATCCCCATGACAATTATGATGATCGTCTACGCAAGGATTTACTGTGAGGCACGCAAAAGAATCCGCGGTAGGGCAATGAACAGCAGAAGCCAACCTTTTACCAGTACAGTGAATTTTCGTGAAACAACAAACTATCAAGATGCAGCACACTCTCAAAGAGGTTCAGATGAGCTGAAAAAAACTCCTATAATCAAATGTGACCCAGCATCTGATGGTCATAAAGGTGTAAACTTTCATGGATCAATGACCCCAAGCTTGTTAGCAACATCAGCCCCAAACCTTCAAAACCAACAGAACAAGGgcaaggaagagaaaaaagctACATTAACATTACTAACTGTACCAGGTCAGCACAAAACAACCACTACCTCAGTATCCCTCGGCGAGATCAACGGCAACGACAGCCCTTCATCCCAACGCAGTCTCCTTTCATCTCCTGGTGGCCTCTCCGTTCAAATACAGGAGAGAGAACGCAAAAGACGTGCTATGGCTACTGCCAGAGAGCATCGTGCCACCAAGACTCTTGGTATAGTCACTGGAGCTTTTCTGGCATGCTGGCTACCATTTTTCTTAAATGCTTTAATTGTGCCCCTCTGTAAAGATGCGTGTGACCTCCCTCGGTTATGGGGAAGTATCTTCCTATGGCTCGGTTATTTCAATTCCATGCTTAACCCTATCATATACACCAAGTTTAACAGAGACTTTCAGAAAGCATTTAAGAAACTTCTGCACTGTAAAGAGAACAAATCTAACTATTAA